In Arcobacter ellisii, a genomic segment contains:
- a CDS encoding MlaE family ABC transporter permease: MLDDYFKIEDLDNNTLELFLLNFWNKTNLTQIIQKLEKITINKNAKLCVNFQDLKECDSSAIIYLISFLKNFQKENITFKNFDKYEKIYNFYEKHYQDEAFEEKRENKFFENVGKKTYELYLFTIHFLNFVGKVFYFLLYSLLNPKKIRFKATLKYIDTSAINALLIVAVTSFLVGVVIAYQGSVQLEKFGANIFIVEMISITMFREIAPLVTAIVIAGRSASAYTAEIGAMKITEEIDAMRTMNFEPTLFLTLPRILALSISLPLLVFFADVIGILGGMVIAYTSLDVSFVEFITRLGNEVPVKHFIMGVFKAIFFGFAIAIIGCYRGFQVQNNTTSIGKYTTISVVNSIFVVILIDAVFSVIFTEMGI; encoded by the coding sequence ATGTTAGATGATTATTTTAAGATAGAAGATTTAGACAACAACACTTTAGAACTTTTTTTATTGAATTTTTGGAATAAAACAAATTTAACACAAATAATCCAAAAACTAGAAAAAATAACTATAAATAAAAATGCAAAACTCTGTGTAAATTTCCAAGATTTAAAAGAGTGTGATAGTTCAGCCATAATCTATCTAATCTCATTTCTAAAAAACTTCCAAAAAGAGAATATAACTTTTAAAAATTTTGATAAATATGAAAAGATTTATAATTTTTATGAAAAACATTATCAAGATGAAGCTTTTGAAGAAAAAAGAGAGAATAAGTTTTTTGAAAATGTAGGAAAAAAAACTTATGAATTATATCTTTTTACAATTCATTTTTTAAACTTTGTTGGAAAAGTTTTTTATTTTTTATTATATTCACTTTTAAATCCAAAAAAAATCAGATTTAAAGCGACGTTAAAATATATTGATACATCAGCAATAAATGCACTTTTAATAGTTGCAGTTACATCATTTTTAGTAGGTGTTGTAATCGCTTATCAAGGCAGTGTTCAACTTGAAAAATTTGGTGCAAACATATTTATCGTTGAGATGATTAGTATAACTATGTTTAGAGAAATTGCTCCTCTTGTAACTGCTATTGTAATAGCTGGACGAAGTGCTAGTGCATATACAGCAGAAATTGGAGCTATGAAAATAACAGAAGAGATAGATGCTATGAGAACTATGAACTTTGAACCGACACTTTTTTTAACACTTCCACGAATTTTAGCTTTATCTATTTCTTTACCTTTATTGGTTTTTTTTGCTGATGTAATTGGTATTCTAGGAGGAATGGTTATAGCTTACACTAGTTTAGATGTTTCATTTGTAGAGTTTATAACTAGACTTGGAAATGAAGTTCCCGTAAAACATTTTATTATGGGAGTTTTTAAAGCTATATTCTTTGGGTTTGCAATTGCTATTATTGGATGTTATCGAGGATTTCAAGTGCAAAACAATACAACAAGTATAGGAAAATATACAACAATAAGTGTTGTAAACTCTATTTTTGTTGTGATTTTAATAGATGCAGTTTTCTCTGTAATTTTTACAGAAATGGGAATATAA
- a CDS encoding response regulator transcription factor, translating into MELSDLSVLHIMDNQDKDEKLYSLLCKTVSKITSSSTISEAKQQYLKQSPCLIIIESEFENRDIIDFLIEIRKDDIKTAFVVLSNNKNNQFLTELLELYITKYIIKPFDNEILLQALNKCMEIIERRIYSNFKLLNNIFFNFQTQSIIKNNESFVLNKKESLLMNLLIQNQGRVITYEELEYHIWNNECTNAALKSLIRDLRKKTNKNIIKNYSGIGYKLELKSI; encoded by the coding sequence ATGGAATTAAGCGATTTATCTGTACTTCATATCATGGATAATCAAGACAAAGATGAGAAACTTTATTCTCTTCTTTGTAAAACTGTGAGTAAAATCACTTCTAGTTCAACAATAAGTGAAGCAAAACAACAATATCTAAAACAATCTCCTTGTTTAATCATAATTGAAAGTGAATTTGAAAATAGAGATATTATTGATTTTTTAATTGAAATTAGAAAAGATGATATAAAAACTGCATTTGTTGTTTTATCAAATAACAAAAACAATCAGTTTCTAACTGAATTATTAGAACTTTATATTACAAAATATATCATAAAACCATTTGACAATGAAATTTTACTTCAAGCTTTAAATAAATGTATGGAAATCATAGAAAGAAGAATCTATAGTAATTTCAAATTACTTAACAATATCTTTTTTAACTTTCAAACTCAAAGTATCATAAAAAACAATGAATCTTTTGTTTTAAATAAAAAAGAGAGTTTACTAATGAATCTACTCATTCAAAACCAAGGAAGAGTGATTACTTACGAAGAATTAGAATATCACATTTGGAATAATGAATGTACAAACGCTGCACTGAAATCTTTGATAAGAGATTTAAGAAAAAAGACAAATAAAAACATCATAAAAAACTATTCAGGAATTGGATATAAACTAGAACTAAAATCTATATAG
- a CDS encoding ABC-type transport auxiliary lipoprotein family protein — MIKQTNKILLFIFLIIFTGCDLKQNSIEINHYSIDFKSKEIIKKTKLESIFIEEPNVNKSFNLTSIFYNTKPYLFEEYAKNRWINVPSNMIYNQLLDSFSSSKLFTNVISKDSKLEHKYNLKTDIIKLYHAFENDKSYAILKIKFDLIEDKKVIKSYSYDKKVLCKTNDAYGFVEALNKSFEEVVNDLLYNFSLI, encoded by the coding sequence ATGATAAAACAAACTAACAAAATTTTACTTTTTATATTTTTGATTATATTTACTGGATGTGATTTAAAACAAAATAGTATAGAGATAAATCACTATTCAATAGATTTTAAATCAAAAGAGATAATTAAAAAAACAAAATTGGAGTCAATTTTTATTGAAGAACCTAACGTAAATAAAAGTTTTAATCTCACATCTATTTTCTATAATACAAAACCATATTTATTTGAAGAATACGCAAAAAATAGATGGATAAATGTTCCTAGTAATATGATTTATAATCAGTTATTAGACTCTTTTAGTTCAAGTAAACTTTTTACAAATGTAATCTCAAAAGATTCTAAACTAGAACATAAATACAATTTAAAAACAGATATTATAAAACTTTATCACGCTTTTGAAAATGATAAATCTTATGCAATTTTAAAAATCAAATTTGATTTAATTGAAGATAAAAAAGTTATAAAATCATATAGTTATGACAAAAAAGTTTTATGTAAAACAAATGATGCTTATGGATTTGTAGAGGCTTTAAATAAAAGTTTTGAAGAAGTTGTAAATGATTTATTGTACAACTTCTCTCTTATCTAA
- a CDS encoding AbrB family transcriptional regulator, producing the protein MINMQIILKMLLALFIGVCGSILFIYLHLPLPWLLGAIFASSIAMRFEKLPIQSPKTFSPPARIFIGLTIGSAFTPEILDYIDVYFFSLLLVIPFTILTIICGTYYYHKFLNYDIKTSYLGSMPGGVIEMVIIGEEIKANISKITLMQSSRLFFVVVTLPFVIQYIFQIDISGNKLITIPLKNIDLYELSILILLGYIGAIVAKKVKLTAAYLMGPMLISIAVHSTGLIHTPIPDEFLKFIQVVFGTIIGFTFKGVSLQTIAKTLFSTLGHFIILVILCAVFISITYNLFDFPILSILLAYGPGGQSEINLIAILVGANLPFITLHHIVRLLIVMNIAPMIAKRLDKREVVQ; encoded by the coding sequence ATGATAAATATGCAAATCATCTTGAAAATGTTACTTGCACTTTTTATAGGTGTTTGTGGTTCAATTTTATTTATATATTTGCATTTACCACTTCCTTGGCTTTTAGGAGCTATTTTTGCTAGTTCAATTGCCATGAGGTTTGAAAAACTACCTATTCAAAGTCCAAAAACCTTTTCTCCACCTGCTAGGATATTTATAGGTCTTACAATAGGAAGTGCTTTTACACCAGAAATTTTAGATTATATTGATGTTTATTTCTTTTCTTTATTACTTGTAATTCCTTTTACTATTTTAACAATAATTTGTGGAACATATTATTATCACAAGTTTCTAAATTATGATATCAAAACATCTTATTTGGGTTCTATGCCAGGTGGTGTTATAGAGATGGTAATTATTGGTGAAGAGATAAAAGCCAACATTTCAAAGATAACTTTGATGCAAAGCTCAAGACTATTTTTTGTAGTTGTTACTTTACCTTTTGTTATTCAATATATTTTTCAAATTGATATAAGTGGAAATAAACTAATAACTATTCCTCTTAAAAATATTGATTTATATGAATTATCAATTTTAATTCTTTTAGGTTATATTGGAGCAATTGTTGCTAAAAAAGTAAAACTTACTGCTGCATATTTAATGGGACCGATGTTAATTAGTATTGCAGTTCATTCAACAGGACTTATTCATACACCCATTCCTGATGAATTTTTAAAATTTATTCAAGTTGTATTTGGAACAATTATTGGATTTACTTTTAAAGGGGTGAGTCTTCAAACTATTGCAAAAACCCTATTTTCAACTTTAGGTCATTTTATAATACTTGTAATTTTATGTGCAGTATTTATATCTATAACCTATAATCTTTTTGACTTCCCTATTCTTTCTATTTTATTAGCATATGGTCCAGGTGGTCAATCTGAGATAAACTTAATTGCTATATTAGTAGGAGCAAATCTTCCTTTTATCACCTTACATCATATTGTAAGACTTTTAATAGTTATGAATATTGCTCCAATGATTGCCAAAAGATTAGATAAGAGAGAAGTTGTACAATAA
- a CDS encoding cysteine hydrolase family protein, which produces MENTALLLIDLQNDYFGSFENAKWKLKNTEEAAFNALKLLNKFREKDMKIIHVKHEFNTENPPFFAPNSQGAKIHDSLTPKENESQVLKHSVNSFKDTKLKEILDDSNITNVIIVGAMSYMCVTAVTRAASDFGYNCFVAHDACATSDIEFNGIKIDASISHAVSMAALQFAYAKVETADEILKLL; this is translated from the coding sequence ATGGAAAATACAGCATTACTATTAATTGATTTACAAAATGATTACTTTGGAAGCTTTGAAAATGCAAAGTGGAAGTTAAAAAATACAGAAGAAGCTGCTTTTAATGCCTTAAAATTATTAAACAAATTTAGAGAAAAAGATATGAAAATAATTCATGTAAAACATGAATTTAATACAGAAAATCCTCCATTTTTTGCTCCAAACTCACAAGGTGCAAAAATTCATGATTCACTAACTCCAAAAGAAAATGAATCACAAGTTTTAAAACATAGTGTAAATTCATTTAAAGATACTAAGCTAAAAGAGATATTGGATGATTCTAATATTACAAATGTTATTATAGTTGGAGCGATGTCTTATATGTGTGTTACTGCGGTTACAAGAGCAGCTAGTGATTTTGGTTATAACTGTTTTGTTGCCCATGATGCTTGTGCAACAAGTGATATTGAATTTAATGGTATAAAAATTGATGCATCAATTTCTCACGCTGTATCTATGGCAGCGCTTCAATTTGCCTATGCAAAAGTTGAAACAGCCGATGAGATTTTAAAATTATTATAA
- a CDS encoding DUF1439 domain-containing protein, with protein MYLQKKLQILLVLFSLLFFVGCIKKFDGDGLTLKVQESELNNFSQEFPIRQNFVVANMELQKPHLFIKDGTNRLSANINLNISAIFIPNSNGTLTFSGIPYFDKEKSAIYLKDIELDELKMTNLNIDKTILDNVVANTKPIVDNIFNTIPVYKIDKSSFKGSFVKDVKIEDSELLVTFGL; from the coding sequence ATGTATCTTCAAAAAAAGCTTCAAATATTATTGGTTTTATTTTCACTTCTATTTTTTGTAGGTTGTATAAAAAAATTTGACGGTGATGGATTAACTTTAAAAGTTCAAGAGAGTGAACTAAACAACTTTTCACAAGAATTTCCAATAAGACAAAATTTTGTAGTTGCAAATATGGAACTTCAAAAACCTCATCTATTTATAAAAGATGGTACAAATAGACTAAGTGCAAATATAAATCTAAATATCTCTGCTATTTTTATACCAAATTCAAATGGAACACTAACTTTTAGTGGAATACCTTATTTTGATAAAGAAAAATCAGCAATTTACCTAAAAGATATAGAACTAGATGAATTAAAAATGACAAATCTAAATATTGATAAAACTATTTTAGATAATGTTGTAGCAAATACAAAACCTATCGTTGATAATATTTTCAACACAATTCCAGTTTATAAAATCGATAAATCATCTTTTAAAGGCTCTTTTGTAAAAGATGTAAAAATAGAAGATTCAGAACTTTTGGTGACTTTTGGACTTTAG
- a CDS encoding tRNA (5-methylaminomethyl-2-thiouridine)(34)-methyltransferase MnmD has protein sequence MQDNINSIVSTKDGSNTLFSQFYNQHYHNPDDGAINEALTKHIIPTFTFHQNKKELTILDICFGIGYNTFSTIYYCLSNNLDVKLNFYSPELDGNLIKSLKDFPFPKEFENIKHIIDSISQTFKYEDEKIKIEVFVGNARDYIKSLKPNSFDIVFQDAFSSDVNFELWTKEYFDDIYKLCKEDCIMSSYAIATPIRLSMYEANFLIYEHRPVKRKITLATKKEQNLLGKFIDMELKKQRNTKALALYDK, from the coding sequence TTGCAAGATAATATAAACTCTATAGTTTCTACAAAAGATGGCTCAAATACACTTTTCTCACAATTTTATAACCAACACTATCACAATCCTGATGATGGTGCTATAAATGAAGCTTTAACAAAACATATAATCCCTACTTTTACATTTCATCAAAACAAAAAAGAACTAACTATTTTAGATATCTGTTTTGGGATAGGATATAACACTTTTTCTACTATTTATTATTGTTTATCAAATAATCTTGATGTAAAACTAAATTTTTATTCTCCTGAACTTGATGGAAATTTGATTAAATCTTTAAAAGATTTTCCATTTCCAAAAGAGTTTGAAAATATAAAACATATTATAGATTCAATTTCACAAACTTTTAAATATGAAGATGAAAAAATCAAAATAGAAGTTTTTGTAGGAAATGCAAGAGATTATATAAAAAGTTTAAAACCAAACTCTTTTGATATAGTTTTTCAAGATGCTTTTTCAAGTGATGTAAACTTTGAACTTTGGACAAAAGAGTATTTTGATGATATTTACAAACTTTGTAAAGAGGATTGTATAATGAGTTCTTATGCAATAGCAACACCAATTAGACTTTCTATGTATGAAGCAAATTTTTTAATCTATGAACATCGTCCAGTTAAAAGAAAAATAACACTTGCTACAAAAAAAGAACAAAATCTCCTTGGAAAGTTTATAGATATGGAACTCAAAAAGCAAAGAAATACAAAAGCTTTGGCTTTGTATGATAAATAA
- the luxS gene encoding S-ribosylhomocysteine lyase, which produces MPLLDSFRVDHTIMPAPAVRVAKTMQTPKGDNITVFDLRFCVPNQSMMSEKGIHTLEHLFAGFIRNHLNSPTVEIIDVSPMGCRTGFYMSLIGTPSEQEVANAWKKAMEDVLKVEKQDDIPELNIFQCGTCAMHSLDEAKEIAKEILKSDIGVMSNEKLFLSEDKLKSLGN; this is translated from the coding sequence ATGCCATTATTAGATAGTTTTAGAGTTGACCATACGATTATGCCAGCACCTGCTGTTAGAGTTGCAAAAACAATGCAAACTCCAAAAGGTGACAATATCACAGTTTTTGATTTGAGATTTTGTGTACCAAATCAATCAATGATGAGTGAAAAAGGTATCCACACTTTAGAGCACCTTTTTGCTGGATTTATTAGAAATCATTTAAACTCTCCAACAGTTGAAATTATTGATGTTTCTCCTATGGGTTGTAGAACTGGTTTTTATATGAGTTTAATTGGAACTCCAAGTGAACAAGAAGTTGCAAATGCTTGGAAAAAAGCTATGGAAGATGTTTTAAAAGTAGAAAAACAAGATGATATTCCAGAATTAAATATTTTCCAATGTGGTACATGTGCAATGCATTCACTTGATGAAGCAAAAGAGATTGCAAAAGAGATTTTAAAATCTGATATTGGTGTTATGTCAAATGAAAAACTATTTTTATCAGAAGATAAACTAAAATCTTTAGGAAACTAA
- a CDS encoding ABC transporter ATP-binding protein, translating to MKIIKVENLTTAFGDNLVHNNISFDVNEGEIFGVLGGSGSGKSVLVKQIVMLNQIQKGTIKIFDRDISKLSLQEIQELKLQYSYLFQFGALYSFLNVIENISVMLKEYTNLPRELIEKIAYTNLDIVGLPKSTAKLYPSELSGGMKKRVALARSLAMQPKILFLDEPTSGLDPASTQKINELLLYLKNSLNITIVIITHDLETIKTVLDRFIIIKKDIIFDGNIDEALKSENEFIKDFLSNKKAT from the coding sequence ATGAAAATCATAAAAGTAGAAAATTTAACTACCGCTTTTGGAGATAATTTAGTACATAATAATATTTCATTTGACGTTAATGAAGGTGAAATATTTGGTGTATTAGGTGGAAGTGGTTCTGGAAAAAGTGTATTGGTAAAACAAATTGTAATGTTAAATCAAATCCAAAAAGGAACGATAAAAATATTTGATAGGGATATTTCAAAACTATCCTTACAAGAGATACAAGAATTAAAACTTCAATACTCATATCTTTTTCAATTTGGGGCTTTATACTCTTTTTTAAATGTGATTGAAAATATCTCTGTAATGTTAAAAGAGTACACAAATTTACCAAGGGAATTGATAGAAAAAATTGCCTATACAAACTTAGATATAGTAGGACTTCCAAAAAGTACAGCAAAACTCTATCCAAGTGAGCTTAGTGGTGGAATGAAAAAAAGAGTAGCACTAGCAAGAAGTTTAGCAATGCAACCAAAAATCTTATTTTTAGATGAACCCACAAGTGGATTAGACCCAGCAAGTACACAAAAAATAAATGAACTTTTGCTTTATTTAAAAAATAGTTTAAATATCACTATAGTAATAATAACCCATGATTTAGAGACTATTAAAACTGTACTTGATAGATTTATTATTATCAAAAAAGATATAATCTTTGATGGAAATATAGATGAAGCACTAAAATCTGAAAATGAATTTATCAAAGATTTTCTATCAAATAAAAAGGCTACATAA
- a CDS encoding AAA family ATPase — translation MELVYLWVEEYKNIKKQGFNFSPRFRCEYDEEKNELEIIDKDETGEFYPKNFFGDNINVTAIVGENGSGKSSLVFDFIMNRKGFFIVKKDNELIVYLRNINIKTKLRVHKYKINFNDNVLFYTMDKLEVPKSRSYLKAIDLQETNKLITENYLKLEDYSFELFDFKPYFIKYDFLDLWIDSDYEFKENDIKDVKSALGMNIKDDSTQIYDVLRVLRDLTDDYLIYLFNKFETIAQIFEHINLIERLHPKDLYLMVEYKEIQKILKSFNVPFEEKETFDLLKDNKGIFLKIEDLVKLFGNEYLELFFNKMVDELRFDFMAKNGSTYGSLSHGEKTMYSFYVNLINYKKEEFLFVLDEPDNTLHPNWQKNFINKMIEIIERLEKKVHLIITSHSPFILSDLPKENVIFLEKGKQVYPFEYGKQTFGANIHTLLSHGFFMKDGLMGEFAKDKINDVINFLNGNKSLITTNDDAQNLINIIGEPVIKKQLQKMLDSKRLSKIDEIDLIKNQMKELSKRLEEIENAKD, via the coding sequence ATGGAATTGGTTTATTTGTGGGTTGAAGAGTATAAAAATATAAAGAAACAAGGGTTTAATTTTTCTCCTAGGTTTAGATGTGAATATGATGAAGAGAAAAATGAATTAGAAATTATTGATAAAGATGAAACGGGTGAATTTTATCCTAAAAACTTTTTTGGTGATAATATAAATGTTACTGCTATTGTTGGAGAAAATGGGAGTGGAAAAAGTAGTTTAGTTTTTGATTTTATAATGAATAGAAAAGGTTTTTTTATAGTAAAGAAGGATAATGAGTTAATAGTTTATTTAAGGAATATAAATATTAAAACTAAATTAAGAGTACATAAATATAAAATTAATTTTAATGATAATGTATTATTTTATACAATGGACAAATTAGAAGTTCCAAAATCAAGAAGTTATTTGAAAGCAATAGATTTACAAGAAACAAATAAGCTTATTACAGAAAATTATTTAAAATTAGAAGATTACTCTTTTGAACTTTTTGATTTTAAACCTTATTTTATAAAATATGATTTTTTAGATTTATGGATTGATTCAGATTATGAATTTAAAGAAAATGATATCAAAGATGTAAAATCAGCATTAGGAATGAATATCAAAGATGATTCAACACAGATATATGATGTTTTAAGAGTTTTAAGAGATTTGACTGATGATTATTTAATTTATTTATTTAACAAATTTGAAACTATTGCACAAATTTTTGAACATATTAATTTAATTGAAAGATTACATCCTAAAGATTTGTATTTAATGGTTGAATACAAAGAAATACAAAAGATATTAAAATCTTTTAATGTTCCTTTTGAGGAAAAAGAAACATTCGATTTATTAAAAGATAATAAAGGAATTTTTTTAAAAATAGAAGACTTGGTCAAGTTATTCGGAAATGAATATTTAGAATTATTCTTCAATAAGATGGTTGATGAATTAAGATTTGATTTTATGGCTAAAAATGGTTCTACTTATGGTTCATTAAGTCATGGAGAAAAAACAATGTATAGTTTTTATGTTAATTTGATTAATTATAAAAAAGAAGAATTTTTATTTGTATTAGATGAGCCAGACAATACACTACATCCAAATTGGCAAAAGAATTTTATAAATAAGATGATTGAAATTATTGAAAGATTAGAAAAAAAAGTTCATCTTATTATAACTTCTCATTCTCCATTTATTTTATCGGACTTACCAAAAGAAAATGTAATATTTTTAGAGAAAGGAAAACAAGTTTATCCTTTTGAATATGGAAAACAAACATTTGGAGCAAATATTCATACCTTACTTTCTCATGGTTTTTTTATGAAAGATGGACTTATGGGGGAGTTTGCAAAAGATAAAATAAATGATGTAATAAATTTTTTGAATGGGAATAAATCTTTAATCACAACAAATGATGATGCACAAAATTTGATAAATATAATTGGAGAGCCAGTTATAAAAAAACAATTACAAAAGATGTTAGATTCTAAGAGGTTGAGTAAGATTGATGAAATTGATTTGATAAAAAATCAAATGAAAGAATTAAGTAAAAGATTAGAAGAAATAGAAAATGCAAAAGATTAA
- a CDS encoding D-alanyl-D-alanine carboxypeptidase family protein yields MKFLLSVFLVLFIPSMAFSYNETKVFQKIEKDLDSIIVKDLNSKKTIFQKDANQAVRPASLTKIMTAILAIESGKMNNLVTITAEMKKVEPTILNFKVGEKFYLKDLVHAAMIKSANDAANAIAIYLGNGDKQKFVGMMNWRAKKLGMKNTNFENPCGFDAKNHKTTANDLLKLTEYAIKNSTFNAIVKKNSYAFTAVNTKRLYRVHTSNKMLDRDKYVIGVKTGYTNQAGPCLIARAKKDKKDILLVMLNAQNRWENTKLALNTILEKK; encoded by the coding sequence ATGAAGTTTCTACTTAGCGTTTTTCTTGTTCTTTTTATTCCATCAATGGCTTTTTCTTATAATGAAACTAAAGTATTTCAAAAAATTGAAAAAGATTTAGATTCAATAATTGTAAAAGACCTAAATAGTAAAAAAACAATTTTTCAAAAAGATGCAAATCAAGCTGTAAGACCAGCAAGTCTTACAAAAATTATGACAGCTATTCTTGCTATTGAGAGTGGAAAAATGAACAATCTTGTAACTATCACAGCAGAAATGAAAAAAGTAGAACCAACAATTTTAAATTTTAAAGTTGGAGAAAAGTTTTATTTAAAAGACTTAGTTCATGCAGCAATGATAAAATCAGCAAATGATGCAGCTAATGCAATAGCAATTTATCTTGGAAATGGCGATAAACAAAAATTTGTTGGAATGATGAACTGGAGAGCAAAAAAACTTGGTATGAAAAATACAAATTTTGAAAATCCTTGTGGATTTGATGCAAAAAATCATAAAACAACAGCAAATGACTTATTAAAACTTACAGAATATGCTATAAAAAACTCTACTTTTAATGCTATTGTAAAAAAGAACTCTTATGCTTTTACAGCAGTTAACACAAAAAGATTATACAGAGTTCATACAAGTAATAAAATGTTAGATAGAGATAAATATGTAATTGGTGTAAAAACTGGATACACAAATCAAGCTGGACCTTGTTTAATTGCAAGAGCTAAAAAAGATAAAAAAGATATTTTACTTGTTATGTTAAATGCTCAAAATAGATGGGAAAACACAAAACTTGCTTTAAATACAATCTTAGAAAAAAAATAA
- a CDS encoding MlaD family protein encodes MDTKINFLKIGVFVSALFILLVMAIFWLGKYGLEDKKYDEYSIFFMESVSGLNVGSAIKYMGFQVGNVSEIKINPKNSEEIQIDIQIQKGTPIKEDNYAILGNVGITGLKYIELKGGSNDSKLLSENENGVKVIKSKTSALTTFVDSTEDITKEVMILLSQMKKVLNDENISTFSSLLDKSEKSMVNIEEFSSYLVKNEKSLDELIKGINELTKKGGNSFDTMKNTANDFSKLSKELQTQINKGNYNLKEITQESFDNLNSVLKSLENSLLQMQDLINNINESPSDLILKQKNIKYGPGEKDDKTN; translated from the coding sequence ATGGATACAAAAATTAATTTTTTAAAAATAGGAGTATTTGTAAGTGCTCTATTTATTTTACTTGTGATGGCTATTTTTTGGTTAGGAAAATATGGTTTAGAAGATAAAAAGTATGATGAATATTCAATCTTTTTTATGGAATCAGTTTCAGGACTTAATGTTGGTTCAGCTATTAAATATATGGGATTTCAAGTTGGAAATGTAAGTGAGATAAAAATAAATCCTAAAAATTCAGAAGAGATACAAATAGATATTCAAATCCAAAAAGGAACTCCAATCAAAGAGGATAACTACGCAATTTTAGGAAATGTTGGAATTACTGGACTTAAATATATTGAGTTAAAAGGTGGAAGTAATGATTCTAAACTTTTAAGTGAAAATGAAAATGGAGTAAAAGTAATAAAATCAAAAACTTCAGCTCTTACAACTTTTGTTGATTCAACTGAAGATATTACAAAAGAGGTAATGATACTTTTAAGTCAAATGAAAAAAGTTTTAAATGATGAAAATATTTCGACTTTTTCGTCACTTTTAGATAAAAGTGAAAAGAGCATGGTAAATATTGAAGAGTTTAGTTCATATTTAGTTAAAAATGAAAAAAGCTTAGATGAACTAATCAAAGGTATTAATGAACTTACAAAAAAAGGTGGAAATTCTTTTGATACGATGAAAAATACAGCAAATGATTTTAGTAAATTATCAAAAGAGTTACAAACTCAAATAAACAAAGGAAACTACAATTTAAAAGAGATAACTCAAGAGAGTTTTGATAACTTAAATAGTGTTTTAAAAAGTTTGGAAAATAGTTTACTTCAAATGCAAGATTTAATAAATAATATCAATGAAAGTCCAAGTGATTTAATACTAAAACAAAAAAATATAAAATATGGACCAGGAGAAAAAGATGATAAAACAAACTAA